Part of the Catalinimonas alkaloidigena genome is shown below.
TATGCGCTAACCCATGATTTTGTGCTCTTTTGGTGATATGGACTTTTTTGAATCCATCAATCGTGTCAAGATAATTTCTCAATGCATTTACCTGTATTTCTTCCTCCGGCTTCTGGGCAGCATCCGAATATATATACAACTCACTTTCCCGGGCTCCATCACATTGTTGCAAAGCCCTGATCACTTCCTGAGTATGTTTAAGCCTTTTGTAAACAAAAAGTATAATCGGAGCCATCACAAAATACCTACGGTTTTGGGAAGCTGAAATTTCCATTTACTTAGGTCTTTTTGTATTAAAACCTCGAGTTGCTCAATATCTTCATGAAACCGAGAATATAAGGACGCATGTAACTCCTTACTTAGCTGAGGTTTTTTGTTACTGAATATCTTTGCTATCACTAACTTATCTACCCCCCGAACAAACTTACAAGCTAAACGATCCCCTATGTGCTGCTCTTTTATATAACAGCGTGTTTTTTCATCATTGTATGTGTATTTGAATGGATTACTTAAACTAATAAAACTTTGTCTGGGAATTGAATAGATTACTTTTTGAGGAGTTTTATTGATAACCTGTTCAGGGTTATAACTCTCATCTACTCCCACAAAGCGATAAAGCTTTTTTATCACTTCTTTTTTATTCTTTTTTAATTCATCATACAACAGTATAAGCACCTGATCCTGATTAAAATATTTCAAATAATTTTTGAGGTGCTTACTATACAGGCCAAATTCTACAATCTCTGAATGTCTACCGTAGGCTTTCATATCACCTTCTAAAATTTTATTCATCCCTTCAGACAATGACAACGGAGGTAAAAACCCATCCTTCATATAATGGTAGTAAGCAGATACAGCTCGTACTACTGGGTCACGAAGCATCACAATAAGTTTGATTTGTCCTAATGTTGCTTTAAGACGTGGCGCATACTGCGAACTCCCTAATAAATTTGGTCGTTTGATTCCACACACAAGCTCATTGTTTACATTTTCAAAAAGTGCGTCTAACTTTTGCATACCCCCTTCCTGAAAGTCAGGATCTTCAAAGTAAGGTACCTCATCTTCTGGCATATAGATTTGTGGGTGTGCTGCTAACACACTTTGAACATAAGTAGAGCCCGATTTCTGCCCTCCGATTACAGCAAATTGGATTTTCATCTTTTATTATTTAATGTCTCTATGGATCTGTTCAGCTCTTTTATTTAGTATTTTTATAGCTGCATGAGCTTATTATCATTTTACTATTTGATATTCCTTTCCTCCAAGTGCTGTTTTAATTTGCCTTGAAAGTCTGGGCACAAGGCTAAATGGATTTAGTGAGCTCACTATTATTCTTACTTGTCCTCTATAATTTGCGTTAATAAATAAAGGAGCAATTAAAACATTTGATGCCACTGTAATTAATGTTGCTATAGCTGCTCCAATGATTCCATATGCAGGAATCAAAAAAAAGTTAAGCGCAATGTTAACAAATGCCCCGCTACCCTGTATAAACACTCCAAACCTTTGTTGTTTCTCAATTACAGCCCATTTTCCCCGCACCACGTTCATAAAACCAAATACTGCGGACCATATATGAATAGATAGTACTTTACCTGTTAAGATGTATTCCGGACCGTAAAGCAGGTTTATCAACCAGTCTGATAAAAAAGTTAAGGGAATGGCTACAGATAATGATAATATGACCATGGCATCATATAACATATGTAATTGCTTGCCAAACAGCCTTTCTGATCTATTTTTTGTTTTTACAATGACAGGAAATACTGAACTCATTATTATGGTAGGAATAAAATACCATACATCTGATATCTTTGCAGCGGCCGCATAGTATCCTACATCTTCATCCCCTAACATCTGATTGATCATTACTTGGTCTACTTTAAGATGGATTGATACTACTAAGCCTGATATGATAATTGGCCAGCATTCACTAAATAAATAGGAAACAGCTTTCTTATCAACACGCCAGTTAGTGATACTTCTTCCCTGCCGCATATAAAATATTATGAGTACAGTAGAAGTAATTACATGCTCAAGCATGTACACCAAAGCAAAATAAAACAGGGGAGCTTCTGCTAATATTAGTATAACTTTGATCGCTGATATACTCAGTAAAGAAGTAGTCCTGGCGATTGCCTCAAATTTTGACCGAACCTCAGATTGAAAGAAAAAGCCAATAATATCTAATGACTTGAACAAAAGACCTGCACCGATAATAAAAACAATAATTCTAGTGGAGGCATCCAGCTCCATCAGTTGGCTAGAAAAGAAAACGATAATAAGCAGGATGATACTTCCCAATAATTTCATGAGAAATGCACTTCCCATAAAAATATTATGATCGTCTTCATGCTCTACCAGTTCTTTTACTAAAACATTTTGCAAACCCAAGTTGGCAATTGCTATAAAAAGAGCGATAAAGCTAATAGCAAAATTAAGAATGCCATAATATTTAGGTCCCAGGTAACGAGCCACATATACCCCCACTGCTAAAGTGACAGCTAACATAATCATGCGTTCAAAAAATAACCATGACATATTAGCAGACACTTTTTTAAGCATCTCACTCTTCATCAGCTGTGACTTTAACTCGTTAATTTTGCTCAAAAGTGTCTTCATACCTTATGGTAGGAAATAATATTCTTTCTGTAACCATAGTCGTTATCCGCTACGCTACTGACACCATTATAGATCACATGCAGATTACTGACTTTTCTTTTCAAAAGCATTTCAACTGTAGTTCTAAGAATTGGAGTAGTGGTAACTCCTTGTCTGGCAACTAATAAATTGATATCGAAAAGCGGCTCCATGAACAAATAGTCAGCTACATAACCTATGGGTGGTGTATCTACGATAATATACTGGTAAGTCGATTTGAGCTTTACTAATAAATCCTGAAACTTTTTACTCTCGAGTAAACTAGAAGGGTCAGTAAAATGACTACTGCCCGCGCTTATTATATCTAAATGCCCCACACTAGTTTGCTGGACAACCTCGTGAAAAGATGCTTTATCCGTTATATAGTCTGAAATCCCCGGTGTTTGATGCGCATTAAAGTATCCATTCAGCTTAGGACGATGCAAGTCACCCGAAATAATGATGGTCCTACGACCGGACAGGGCAAAAGAAGCTCCCAGGTGAGCAGTACAAAATGTTTTACCTTCTCCTTCTATGGATGAAGTAATCCCTATGATTTGTCCGGTTCCTTCGCCATACAAACGGTTTAAATGAAGGCGAGAAAATTTAAAGCTCTCATTGACTACAGGGTCTTTGGAAAGGGAAGGCTTTTTTGAATGTTTTTTTTCTAACCTGACAGTCTCTAATACAGGAACTTCTGCGACTCTTTGAATATCATCAAGGCTATTTATATTTTCATTGAACATATCCTTCACAAGGATTAACCCTAGAGGAAAAAAGACCCCGGCAAAAAATGCCAGAAATAACACTTTAACAGGATTAGGGTAAACCGGACTATCGTCAACAACCCTTGCCTCATCTACCATCATTTTATCACTAACACTGGAAGCTATTGCAATGCCTGCCTCTGCCTTTTTCTGAAGCAAATAATTATAGATGTTATCATTCAATGTGAATTTCCTCTGGATATCTACAAGATTTCGTTCATTCTGAGGTAAGCGGTTTAACTGTCTCTCTACAGACTGTATGTTTCTTCTAACTTCTGTCAACCCTAGCTGTGTAGACTTAATTTGATTGTCAACATTTTCTTTTAAAGATTCACGTGCATTTTGGATCTTTCTATTGATTACTTTAAGCACAGGATTGTTATCATTGGAACTATACCCTATAGATACCTTTTCCCTATTTAGGTTTGATAATTCAATGATTAAACTACTAAGAAGAGGGTCATCGATACCTACTGAAGCAGGGGCTACTACATTATCAAAGTTTGGATCCTGCCCAAGATACTGGGCCATGTTTTTATAATATTCATACTGAATCCTAAGCTTCTCTTCTTGTACTTCAAGTTCACTCAGTCTTTTAGCAAGCCTTTCTGACTGGATTCCGATATCAACCAAATTATTGCTTGTCCTGTAGTCTTGTAGTGTACTCTCAGCATCTTTGAGCGAATCTGACACTACTGATAGCTGATTATCAATGAACCGAATAGTTCTTACCCCATGCTGATTTTTTGTAGCTAAATCAAAATCAATGTATGCATTGATCAAGGTATTGATAAAGTCTTCCTCTTTTTCAATCACTGATCCGTTGGTGCTTACCTCAATAATATTTGAATCTTCAGTAAGCTTGATTATACTCAGCCTTTCATAATATTTTTTTACTACGTTATTTTTAGAGTGAAGCATAAAAAAATAGTCTTCACCCACCTCCATGTGTTCAAGACTACTTTCATCTAACCAAAAGCTTAGATGAGGGCTTCTTAATGTATCATTTACCGAAATTTCTTTTTCTATTTCAAGCGCCTTAATTGGTTCTTCGCTTACACTCTCGCCCAATATATCATAAAGATAAACCTCTTCCGCTTCTACCCTTACACGAACACGGTTTTCATCAATCAAACTTAAATAGACTGGAACCCCTATAGGTTGCAAAGTAGATAAATCAAAATGTACTTTAATCTTCTTATAAAACTCTTCCGAGTCAGTGATACCTAGAAAATGATTATCATGATAATATGTAGTGTTAAAATCTAATTGACCAATGGCTTTATCAACCATAAAAAAGGATGAAAGCATACCAATTTCATCATCAATTTCTGAGCTACCCCCTAAACTTGCAAAAGCCACAGTTTCTGAATCAACTTGCGGTTTAGTTTTCGGATCGTTTAGTTTTACAGTAGCTTTTACTTCATATAATTTGGTAGTTGTCTTGAGATAAATCAATGCAATACCTAATGCTATTATCAAGCCAACTGCGAAATAATACCATTTTTGTATACATTTTTGAATAATGAGCTTGAAGTTAAGGTTATCTTCCAAAAAGCTTGTTTTCATTATCTATTGATTTTGATTTGAATGTTAAAATTGCACAATACGCATTGATTATATCTAAACCCTATAGAAGACATTAATTTTTTTTTTGAAAATAGTTATGATTATGTGAATGTTTTCTGTTAATAGGTTGACATCAAATATTGTAAGAGGATAATTTTTAATTTTTATTGTTTTACCTTTGCTCTTAATCTATTGATGTTTTTTTCCAACACTCAACCCCTGCTTTTTCTCTATTTGTATTCTTCTCATAGTAACATCAATAAATCAGACAATAAATTCGTTTCAGTATTTATCTAGGTTTCGATAGCCTTTTAAATGAAATTAAAAATATTGCTAAATAAAAAATATCTTACATACTTATATAGTGCTAAAACTTACCATTGGCTATCTACTAAAAATTTGCGTATAAATAAATAAATTCAAAATTAACGAAAATAATATTAAGAAAAGCAGAATAATGTTAATAATTTTATATTTTTTTACTCTTAATTTTAGAAAACACACCTAACCGTTTTTAAGCATGTCTAGTTATGAAGAAGTGACTTTTATTACAAAAACCTTACCTTTATATTATTTTCTGATGCTCAGAAAGTTAATCGCCAGATATAAAACCAGTTTTTGAATAGCTAAGTATTAATAATTTTTTAATGTCATTTTCAAGCCTAATAAAGTAATGAAATGTTCTGCTAAAGAACCTATTTTTGTTTCAGTCATTGTTCCTGTCTATAATGATACTGAACGTTTGGTACTATGTCTAGAAGCTTTACAAAACCAACAAAAAGGGCGTTTAAGTCTAAGATATGAAGTAATTGTAATTGATAATAATTCTACTGAAGACATCAAAAGTATCTGTGAAAAATACCATGTGAAATACTTGTTTGAGAAAAAAAGAGGTTCTTATGCAGCGAGGAATAAAGGAATTAAAACAGCTAAAGGCGAGTATCTCGCATTTACAGATTCTGATTGTATTCCTAATTTATACTGGTTAGAAAAAGGTATTGCTAAGTTAATAGAGCACCCAGATACAGGTCTTGTGGGTGGGCATATTCAGGTGTTTACTACCAATAGTAAGCAAACATTAGGGGATGTGTTTGACCTTGCTTTTGCCTTCCCCCAACATCATTATGTACATGAAAATCATTTTGCTGCTACTGCAAATATGTTCACTAGTAAAAATACCTTTGATAAAGTAGGTTTTTTTAATCAGGATATGGCCTCCGGAGGCGATTATGAGTGGGGGCAGAGGGTGCATAAAGCAGGCTTAGCTCAATTATTTGCATTTGATGCTGTGGTTAAACACCCGGCTAGAAGTAGCATCAAAGCTATAATCTCAAAAAGCTACCGTGTAAACAGAAATTTTAACAGCAAATATCATCAGCCTGTACCTTCTTATAAGCAGTTGATCAAATATATTTTTGAACTCCTAGCTATTTACATACCCTTATTCCAGGCTTACAGGAAAACAGCTCATGCAAGAGCTACCATAAAGATTTCTTTTTATCAACGCATTCAACTTTTCTTCCTTCTATTTGCAATACATTATGTAAAGACTTTCTCAAGAATAATCGAATGGGTTAAACTTAGAGTTAGTAAATTATAGGTTTACATCATGAGAAAGTAAGCTGCAATAAAAAAAAATGCACATTTTCAGATAACAAAATGTTCAACCTTTCATCTAATTAACATGGGCCTAGCCAAGATTATTGATAAAATTTCTTCCAGAGAAGATATTATTACAAAACCTCCGGTACTCGTAGACATTGGTGCCTCTAATGATATCAACCCTGTTTGGAAAAAAATTGCATCCTTCTCAATTGGTTTGGCTTTTGATGCGGACGACCGTGATTTTGAGTTTATAGAGAAAGAGGATAAGCTGTTCAAAAAGCTTTATGTGTTTAATAAGATTGTAGTTGATAAAGCTGAACATGATGAAATGGACTTCTATCTTACCAAGAGCCCTTATTGCTCAAGCCTTTTAGAACCAAACCTCCCTAAACTTCAGCCTTATCACTATGCAGACTTTTTTGAAGTTACAAATAAGATAAAATTGAAAATTGTCGAACTTAAAAAGGTTATAGAAGAGATAGGCATTGACTATGTAGATTGGTTTAAGACTGATGCTCAAGGAATTGATTTGAGGTTATTCAGCTCATTAAGCCAACAAATGCAGAACAAAACGATTATGCTTGAATTTGAGCCTGGTTTAATTGATGCTTACAAGCAGGAGGATAAGGTTGTCGATGTGTTGAACTATATGAGAGATAAAGAATTCTTTCTCCTTTCTCTTGATGTTAAAGGCCCATTTAGGATTACCAAAAGCGTATTTGACCATACTTTTAAAAGTCAACTCTCTAAGAAATTTGCGAAGCATGGTTTGAAAAGAGTTCCTGGCTGGGCTGAAATGGCTTTTTTAAATGAACTTACTGATCCTGATTGTACAGCCAGAGAGTATATACTTGCCTGGCTCTTCTCCACCTTACAGGAACATCATGAAATATCAGCGGCTTACGCGCATCAGGGCTACGAAAAATTTGGTGAAAAAATATTTCAGGATCTTGAAGATTATTCTTTTAAAGCAATTAAAAATCAAGTCTATAGTTTGAATACTTTGTCAAAGATTGGAAACATTGCACTTAACAAAATTAAGTCGTTTGCAAGGTAATAAGGAGAGGGGCTTTTTAATATCAATATTATCCTGTAGTGAACTTAGCATTAATAAAAAGTAGACAGCCTTATAGCTGCCTACTTTTCTTGTTTTTACACATTTATTATTCTTTATAAATACGCATCTCTGAGTATGTGCTTTCTGAAGATACTTGTAAAATATATATTCCTGCCTTCAGTGAGCTTAAATCTAACTGCAAAGTATTGGAAGTATTTACCTCAGGGTATTTGACCCATTCATTTCCCTGCATATCAATTACCCTTACCGTTACCTTATCTAAGTTTGTAGTAAACTCAACTTTTTGTTCACCTTGAGATGGATTTGGATAAGCGTTGACTTCCAGAAAGTATTTTTCAATCTCTGAAGCGTTGAATCTAAAATATCCCCCACATTGCAAATTCTCATCCTGTAAATAACCTTCCTGGCAGTCTCCATCAAGGTATACGCCTACGCCATACGTTGTGGAAGCTTCTGTCTCAAATACTTCACCATCAATATCTATCTTATCAACTCTAATTCCAGTATATGGCTGATAACCTTTATCATTGATATAGACTACCTGTACCTGAGAAGCTTTGAGTTTCGCACCTTTATGCTCGTATACATATTCCTCAAATATAGGATCATATACATTTCCACCAATATAGTCCCAACTCATCACTGCTTCTCCATCTATTCTTAACTCCATCGTTTCATAGCCAGATTTCCCAGCAGCATAAATAGTCAACGTACTGACAATCTCTTCCTCAGGCGCTTCTTCACCCTGGGTACTTTCTTCTTCCACCGTGACATTATCAATATAGTATGCTTCTTGTAGAGCAGAAGTCCTACTTTCTATAACGATCTGAATTGTCTCGCCTTGAATACCTCCGGTTTCGATATGAAACCACCGGTCATCTTCTTTCAAGTTGCCAGTATGTTCTAATATTGGTTGCAGGCTGCCTCCGTTGATACGATAATAGACATTAAGAAAGTCCCTGGCCGCTCCTGAATTCTCCATGACTCCGGTTTCTTTAATATCTATGCTTACCTTAACGCTTTCTGCTGTTACTATGCTGATTGGCTCACTAGACCATGTCACAGGGGTTACATTTCTAGATATGTAAAGCTTATTTTCTTTGATACCAAACAAGCCCTTCTCATCATCTTCAGTCCAGCTTAAGAACCAAGCTGTTTTATCTTTTTCACTTAATAAATTATCAGCTCCTTCAAAGCCTTCATACCAGGGTAATACCTGAACACGGCTTTCTTCGTATTCGTCTTTTACAGTGATATTATCCACAAAATAAGACTCTGAATTGGCTGAGGTTCTTCCTTCAATAAAGATTTCTAAAGTATCTCCTACCAGCCCTGCCTTTTCTATACGTATCCATTCATTTTGAGTGTGTAGATTACCATCCTGAAGTAAGAGTGCTTGCTTCTCGCCCTTATCTAGGCGGTAATACACATTGATGAAATCGTGCTGTATACCTTCAGCTTCCATCTTTCCCACTCCTTTGATATCAAAACCTATTTTTACACGCTTTGCACCAGTAATACTAATCGGGTAACTTGACCATTTGGTAACACTTGTATGCTCAGAGAAGTACAGACTTTCATCTTTTACTCCAAAAAGCTCATCTTCTTCTTGCCCCACCT
Proteins encoded:
- a CDS encoding sulfotransferase domain-containing protein, producing the protein MKIQFAVIGGQKSGSTYVQSVLAAHPQIYMPEDEVPYFEDPDFQEGGMQKLDALFENVNNELVCGIKRPNLLGSSQYAPRLKATLGQIKLIVMLRDPVVRAVSAYYHYMKDGFLPPLSLSEGMNKILEGDMKAYGRHSEIVEFGLYSKHLKNYLKYFNQDQVLILLYDELKKNKKEVIKKLYRFVGVDESYNPEQVINKTPQKVIYSIPRQSFISLSNPFKYTYNDEKTRCYIKEQHIGDRLACKFVRGVDKLVIAKIFSNKKPQLSKELHASLYSRFHEDIEQLEVLIQKDLSKWKFQLPKTVGIL
- a CDS encoding flippase, which encodes MKTLLSKINELKSQLMKSEMLKKVSANMSWLFFERMIMLAVTLAVGVYVARYLGPKYYGILNFAISFIALFIAIANLGLQNVLVKELVEHEDDHNIFMGSAFLMKLLGSIILLIIVFFSSQLMELDASTRIIVFIIGAGLLFKSLDIIGFFFQSEVRSKFEAIARTTSLLSISAIKVILILAEAPLFYFALVYMLEHVITSTVLIIFYMRQGRSITNWRVDKKAVSYLFSECWPIIISGLVVSIHLKVDQVMINQMLGDEDVGYYAAAAKISDVWYFIPTIIMSSVFPVIVKTKNRSERLFGKQLHMLYDAMVILSLSVAIPLTFLSDWLINLLYGPEYILTGKVLSIHIWSAVFGFMNVVRGKWAVIEKQQRFGVFIQGSGAFVNIALNFFLIPAYGIIGAAIATLITVASNVLIAPLFINANYRGQVRIIVSSLNPFSLVPRLSRQIKTALGGKEYQIVK
- a CDS encoding GumC family protein; protein product: MKTSFLEDNLNFKLIIQKCIQKWYYFAVGLIIALGIALIYLKTTTKLYEVKATVKLNDPKTKPQVDSETVAFASLGGSSEIDDEIGMLSSFFMVDKAIGQLDFNTTYYHDNHFLGITDSEEFYKKIKVHFDLSTLQPIGVPVYLSLIDENRVRVRVEAEEVYLYDILGESVSEEPIKALEIEKEISVNDTLRSPHLSFWLDESSLEHMEVGEDYFFMLHSKNNVVKKYYERLSIIKLTEDSNIIEVSTNGSVIEKEEDFINTLINAYIDFDLATKNQHGVRTIRFIDNQLSVVSDSLKDAESTLQDYRTSNNLVDIGIQSERLAKRLSELEVQEEKLRIQYEYYKNMAQYLGQDPNFDNVVAPASVGIDDPLLSSLIIELSNLNREKVSIGYSSNDNNPVLKVINRKIQNARESLKENVDNQIKSTQLGLTEVRRNIQSVERQLNRLPQNERNLVDIQRKFTLNDNIYNYLLQKKAEAGIAIASSVSDKMMVDEARVVDDSPVYPNPVKVLFLAFFAGVFFPLGLILVKDMFNENINSLDDIQRVAEVPVLETVRLEKKHSKKPSLSKDPVVNESFKFSRLHLNRLYGEGTGQIIGITSSIEGEGKTFCTAHLGASFALSGRRTIIISGDLHRPKLNGYFNAHQTPGISDYITDKASFHEVVQQTSVGHLDIISAGSSHFTDPSSLLESKKFQDLLVKLKSTYQYIIVDTPPIGYVADYLFMEPLFDINLLVARQGVTTTPILRTTVEMLLKRKVSNLHVIYNGVSSVADNDYGYRKNIISYHKV
- a CDS encoding glycosyltransferase, with protein sequence MKCSAKEPIFVSVIVPVYNDTERLVLCLEALQNQQKGRLSLRYEVIVIDNNSTEDIKSICEKYHVKYLFEKKRGSYAARNKGIKTAKGEYLAFTDSDCIPNLYWLEKGIAKLIEHPDTGLVGGHIQVFTTNSKQTLGDVFDLAFAFPQHHYVHENHFAATANMFTSKNTFDKVGFFNQDMASGGDYEWGQRVHKAGLAQLFAFDAVVKHPARSSIKAIISKSYRVNRNFNSKYHQPVPSYKQLIKYIFELLAIYIPLFQAYRKTAHARATIKISFYQRIQLFFLLFAIHYVKTFSRIIEWVKLRVSKL